AAACTGTCAAGTGCAATTGTGTTAAGTATGTTTACAATACCTCATTTGGTTTGAGGAAACATGCACGGAACATGAGCATACAACGTATACATAGAATGCAAAGAATCCATTTCAGTTCATCTTTCTGATATTCAGAGTAACGTGTGTGTTATGTTTAAGAGCTGATCATCCGGAAGTACTTTACCGTCAAAatgaaaacaaaatacatttactTCAAATCATTTCAAGTGAACGATGGTTTACAGTAGGCGTTAATGTTGCAGCCGAAGATATGGATACTGGATATTTGCCAGTTAAATAACCTCCACAGCTCTATTGTCCTGAATTACAGCATTAAAAAGACAGCACATATCTTCAGACCAGCCCATTACTAGGCCTAGATCACTCACCATTTGTACTTCACCTAAATAGCGTCTGTCTTCTCTCCTTATGTCACTATATTACACTAAATATACAGAAATATACACAATGTAGAAAGCCCATCAACTCATTTTTGAAAATGCAGCTTAGCCAAACATCTCAGCCCCTGTGCTCCTTTACATGAGAAGAGAAGCCGCAATGAGGTTTAACAGGGCGCAAGGCTGAGGGGTTCAAATTAAAATAATGTCATAATCATCATCTCTTTTAATAAGCAAGTGTAGGCTACAATACTCCATTCAATCCCACAGTTTAAATGATGACGTCCATGGAAATGTTGTCGTGTTCTCCCTTCAGATCTCCTCCCCCTCACTCGCCAAATGCCAGATGGGGACTATCACACCATGATAATCCTCTGATTTTTCACGTTGTCACCATGAGAGGTGCTCCattctccgtctgtctctctgtagcacGCAAGCAGAAGAGAACCACTGTATTTATTTACATTATCAGGATTCAGCAAAGCATGGCCGTTACTATCTCCCTCCATCATCGTTACCACTGAAGTCGACATCACTTGAAATTCATTGACACAGGCACAGTAACTAAGTCATGTCTACTTTCTTGTTGGTTTTGTTTTTCTTAGTCAGAcaatcttgttctctctctctcctaagtCCATGAATTTTTTGGCAATGTTCATTCTCCTATAACAgcccctttccctcctctcctaggCAGATTATCTTTGATAGTGTTTTTAATAGTCTTGAAACGATGACAACACCTGTCGCCGCTCTCAAAGTTAAATATGTGCAAATTCTTGTCTTAACAGCGTAGCCCCGTGCAATGAAGGCCTGGTTGTTCTGCAGCGTTAGAACAGGAGTCTGTCTGAGGACTGTCAAGTCAGTCAGGCCCTGGTTGGTTGATAGACTTCCTCATCTACCCCTCTCTGGGGGTAGGAGGTGATGCTACGCAGAGGGTCCAGAGTTGTGTGATGGTTGGGTCAGGGGTAGGGTTGGTGCCTGGGCTGGAGgctgggtggaggagggaggggagcctGTCTGGGTCTGGGCCTGGAACTGAGCCATCTGTTCTGGGCTGGCCAGGGTCTTCAGAAGACTGTTCTCCTGCTCAAGCTGGGAGTTCCTCTCAATCAGCTCCTTGATCTGCTCCTTCAgaacctccacctcctccctcactGCGTACATCAGGTGGCTCTTCACCAGGTCctaaagggacagagagatgaacaAACAGAACAGACTTTAGTGTCTAGTTTTTTTAACATGACAATTAAAAATATCATATGAAAGAAGACAAAGACAGTGTTTTGCATAGTCATTTCACCCCTACCCACAAAAGACCGACTAACACGTTGACTTGGTatcggtatcccctgtatatagcctctatagttattttattatttatttttttactttagttaatttggtaaatattttttttgcctttttcttgaactgcactgaacaaacagaacaaacttaaaattgttttgtatgtaatttcaaatcaaaacttgatttgtcacatacgtgctgaatacaacatgagTAGTTGtgtagttaagggcttgtaaggaagcatttcccagtaaggtctacacatgttgtattcagcacgcatgtgacaaataaagtttgatttgaaattaCATACAAAACAATTaagtttgttctgttttttttttttattaccataAATATACtgcagggactgcggttgaaaattagccggctggctaaaaccggcacttttactgaaacgttgattaatgtgcactgtacctgtaaaaataaaataaactcaacatTATAGTCTTGATGCAATCATAATAATGTATGCATAGCATTACTACGGCTCTTTCTGTGGGAATTACTATTACTATGTAATACATGTTAATTATTGTAGCTAGCTTCTGTTTGTTTTAATATAAGAAGTGGGTCTAATCTTAAACCTTAAACCTGTGAGCATATGGATTAAATCAAGACAAAGATTCTGTAGATTCTGGGACAAATATTCCCAGGGTCTAAATCTCCCCTTCCTCTAAAGCCTGGACAGGACTCAACGTCACCAAACAGACAAAATGGCCGGCCCACATACACGTTTTAGCCAATCAGAGCCGGAGATATTTATATCTTATATCCAGGCGTCAAATATTTTCTGTTTGCCTAGCAACAAAGGCAAGCACTGTATGGCGCGAGTGAGAGAACGTCCTTAGCGGGAAGGGATCCAGAGACAATAAAACACTAGAATGCTGAGGAAATGAAAATAAAATCCTGCACGCACGCTCATCTCGTTCACCCTGTGTCAACGTGTCTATTGAAATAAGTGGTAGCTTCAGGTAGAAATCGAAACAGTGTTTTACAGAAGTGGATAGTACACATTACATAAATGTACATATGGCCCATGTGTTACCATGGTAATCTGGATATGACTTTGCGTGATGACAAACCTGGCCAACGTCTAGGCCCCCATAAATACACTTTGGCAAACTAAATATGACATTGACGTCAAGGCGCATAATAACACCATATGCTGCAACATTGTTGCCAGAGCATCAAGCTATTCTCGATCTATGTAACGGCGCCAAATTAAATGGGTTACAAAGTAACGTGCAAATCGAAAGTGATTCGAGGTTTTTCAAATCCAGTAGCGTTTAGAAAGAATCAGCAAAAGGCTGTATGTTGCATGACTTCCCAGTTCTCGCTGGTTACGTGGTTATGTAATCCATTCATTGCGCTAACTGAAGCAACCTTTTCTTTTAACTGATCTTTCTCCGAATGTATTCTTCGAAATAAGTTATATTCGCATGTGATTTGTGTAGTATAGTTTGCAGATAAAGCGAGTTTTAGATTGCATAAACTTACCATAGCCTGTTCAATTTTGTTGTCTATGGCCACCACACTGGCTCCTGACGAACTGAAAGAATGAAAAGAAAAGAAGTCTTAATACACTGCATCGGTAAGAATGAATGAAAGCAACTACTGTCGATGTTGCAGGTCTAACACCAGTCATTTCAATACAATGAAATACAGTATAAATATCCTTATACAGGTGACATCACTTCGACCGAAGACCATTCTAGAGCCAAGTGTTCAGGGTGTATTGAATAGACCGCAGACTATTCCTCTCAAATGCCACTAAGAAGCAGTACATGTTCTATTACTGTCATCAATGTAAATCAACTAATGTTATTTTACTGTCTTCAATGTAAATCAACTAAGGGGGTTAGCTACAGCATTTCTTGGGCCAGCAATAAGCATCCTAGTGATGCCCCATCACGACAAGTGCATTTTCTCTCACTAAGCCCAATCAAAATGGCAGCTGAGGCTGCATTAACGTCAAACAAAGGCATTTGGCTATACTTTTATTTTAATAATCAAGTTCTCTATAATACATAGACTAAGTGCTGTATTATCAGTGTATAAAGCAGCGCTTCTTTCGGAATACAGAAATAATATTAGCTGCCAGCAATAGGCATCCTCCTTGCAGCACAATGTAATCGTAAAATAGATTTACCTATTGTCGAGCCTGACAGGTGAACTATCCGTGCTCAGTAACGAAGATAAAAACGAGATAGAAAAATTCCTTAACTGGCAAACACCGAGATCCATCGCCACTGTTGTATAGTACGGACTATTCATGCTATATCACAGATATAAACCAAGCTTTAAGCAACGAAAAACTCCTCTCTCGACGATTATCGTGTATCACAAATCACATTCTCTAGTTCCGTGGTTCGGAGGCGTTAGCAGGCACTTTATGTCCCTTCAGAAAAGCATCGTATCCCGGGAAGCCTGAACATCTATCTACCGCTGCAGCACAAAGAATCTCCAAGGTCAGCTCATCTCCGCTCGGCTGAAAATCTGCAGCCCGGGGACATTTGCATAATGCATCTAAGAAAAACAGCGCTCCGATGCACCCGATTGGTGGAGGGATACTAATATTTGCATAATCTATGTAGAAAACGCCCCTACCTGCGGCTCAGCTGATTTCATTTTCATAAATTATTTAGAGGATGCACCCTCTGCCGAAACTGGGAAAAACCGGATGAGATGGTGAGGAACACTACAGTACTTCAAAGACACAAAGAAGGGACATGTTTACTTGTCGAGAATCAGGCTACCAAGAAATGTCCGAATACCAGGAATTATACACGAGAAATGgacaaatgaaaaatgtatttggtACATTTACAACTACCAAAATGACTAAACGCGATGAAAGTGTATATTATGAACAAAAACGAATCAATCATTCACACAGTACAAAATAACATTTCAAGATCGTTGTGGATCCAAAAACAACTGAACATATCTGAATTGTATACAAGTTCTGCACGTCAACATACCGCCCCCTGGCGGTTACTATGAGCACAGCCCCACACAAGGATAACAACACTCCTGTCCACACAGGATTTACTCAAACCATTTAAGAATACCCAATTACAACAAGTGAACAAATGCATTCCGAACTCTTCCAGCATGTTTTGTATATGTGCCAGGGACACAGGCCCCTCAAACCATAgatgagtcagacactaaccaaATTCACTTGAAATGCTCCTTGCACCATGTCTCTATTTTAGATAGACGCATTTGCTCATTTTATTAGTGCTCCAGAAATTAGAACTGTTGTGtcagcccccccccaaaaaaatagcTTTGCCACACAAAAGACCTATTGACTGTAAGCAAAAAACGAAGGAGTGGGTAAGTGAATTGACAGGCAAGATGGATAATAACATGTACTTGTTTTGTTAATGTCCTCATGAAAATACTGTTAGAAAAATCTAACTGTAGACCTGTTAACCAAACCTCCTAGAATACCCTCAGCCGGTATTTGATGTATTCCAGAACtagcacagctgattcaaatggtcacctaatcatcaaGCCTCTCATTAGTTCAATCAGCTGAGGAGAGTTTTGGGAAACACTACTGTAGACTATCCATCCAGTCCTTGACTTGTCTACACTAAGTCAGACATGTACCTGCCCTGTGCCCAACACACCTTACGACAACCATTACTGGAGATATTGGGCTTTTTCTACTCATGCCACCATGGCAAAACAAGATAAAATGACCACCCATTCTATCAAAGACAGCACAAACACACCATCAGACCCAAAGCATGGATTCAACTGATCATTTCCTCATATTTACAGACTCAGAAACTATAGGCTAGTGCCTGGTGGGGTGGCTTCTCCCTGACCCAAAGCTACACCTCTGAAATAAGAGCTGTAAGAACCTTTAGATGTTTTGATTCTGAGGTAGGAGATATCCATCAACTTAATGAAGGGGTTCATTTTAAATAGCGCTTTTCCAGATGCTCCAAGCACTTTCGATTGTATGGGGCAAAGAAACACACCATATCCATTATCTGTGTGCAGCAAGCAACTGGGTGATGCCATGGCAGCCATTTTGCACCAGAGACAAGCTCATCACAGGCTGATATCTGTTCAGTGCTGTTGAAACATTGGCGtctgaactagaggtcgaccgattatgatttatcaacactgataccgattattggaggaccaaaaaaagccgataccgattaatcagtcgattaaaaaaaacatgtatttgtaataatgacaattacaacaatactgaatgaaaatttattttaatataatacatcaataaaatcaatttagcctcaaataaaaaatgttcaatttggtttaaataatgcaaaaataaagtgttggagaagtaaaagtgcaatatgtaccatgtaagaaagctaacatttaagttccttgctcagaacatgagaatatatgaaagctggtggttccttttaacatgagtcttcaatattcccaggtaagaagttttaggttgtagttattatagaaattataggactatttctctctatactatttgtatttcatatacctttgactattggatgttcttataggcactctagtattgccagtgtaacagtatagcttccgtccctctcctcgcccctacctgggcacaaaaccaggaacacatcgacaacagccaccctcgaagcagcgttacccatgcagagtgAGGGGAACAATTACTCAAAGTCTCAGTGCGAgcgatgtttgaaacgctattagcgcgcaccccgctaactagctagtcatttcacatcggttacaccagtctaatctcgggagttgatgggcttgaagtcataaacagcgcaatgcttgaagcacagcaaagagctgttggcaaaacgcacaaaagtactgtttgaattaatgcttacgagcctgcggCTGCCTACCATTACCCAGTCAGAccgctctatcaaatcatagacttaattataacataatagcacacagaaatacgaaccgtaggtcattaatatggtcaaatccagaaactatcatctcCAAAACAAGTTTCTTATtccagtgaaatacggaaccgttccgtatttcatCGAaagggtggcatccataagtctaaatattcctgttacattgcacaaccttcaatgttaggtcataattacgtaaaattcaggcaaattaggcggcccaaacctTTGCATATACCCGGACTCtctgtgcaatgaacgcaagagatgacacaatttcacctgggtAATATttcctgctaacctggatttctttgaactaaatatgcaggtttaaaaataggatttaaagaaaggcattgatgtttatggttaggtacacatgaGAGCAAGGACCGTCCTTTTTGTGAATAcccaccgcatcgattatatgcaacgcaggacacgctagataaattagtaatatcatcaaacgtgtagttaactagggattatgattgattgtttttataaagataagtttaatggtagctagcaactta
The genomic region above belongs to Oncorhynchus mykiss isolate Arlee chromosome 3, USDA_OmykA_1.1, whole genome shotgun sequence and contains:
- the LOC110520372 gene encoding TSC22 domain family protein 1 isoform X2, with the protein product MNSPYYTTVAMDLGVCQLRNFSISFLSSLLSTDSSPVRLDNSSSGASVVAIDNKIEQAMDLVKSHLMYAVREEVEVLKEQIKELIERNSQLEQENSLLKTLASPEQMAQFQAQTQTGSPPSSTQPPAQAPTLPLTQPSHNSGPSA
- the LOC110520372 gene encoding TSC22 domain family protein 1 isoform X3; this encodes MREQVVRVQGQDEMAMKLLFWELEQHLKSSSGASVVAIDNKIEQAMDLVKSHLMYAVREEVEVLKEQIKELIERNSQLEQENSLLKTLASPEQMAQFQAQTQTGSPPSSTQPPAQAPTLPLTQPSHNSGPSA